The Huiozyma naganishii CBS 8797 chromosome 6, complete genome genome includes a window with the following:
- the SLA2 gene encoding Sla2p (similar to Saccharomyces cerevisiae SLA2 (YNL243W); ancestral locus Anc_1.119): MPKSDANLNKILKKACSIDETAPKRKHVRSCIVYTWDHKSAKEVFRSLQTQPFTTTDVQLFKMLIVMHKIIQEGHPSALKEAIRDREWIRSLERVPTSGPAFEDNGYRRLIKEYVKYLLMKLDFHASHKGFHNGTFEYEEYVSLVSVSDPDEGYETILDLMQLQDFIDEYSNFALASIQSDRVNNDCKIASLIPMVAESYGIYKFVTSMLRAMYRQLGKDDPALQPLRERYELQHARLFELYADCSSIKLLTSLLTLPRLPTQPPNVTDFDKSDAAQDKEIKFHKADRSEPPRRETPSPAPVQPPAPRSRSSSVLATPSNTGMVTGLPVMIPTVTGAAAMVPGITGIPVQPDYYAQQQMQYANEQARLEEQRQQQLREQQAQQQQFQAQVQRAQQEMMNLQLQQQAQQQTDLIALNNQYERDQTMLQQYDQRVQQLEQEVTTMNENAKQQIENKDEQLHSLEEQMDVWQKKYDSLAKLYSQLRQEHLQLLPKFKKLQIKVNSAHEAIRQKEHLETKIKHKDIQMADLIKDRDRLRLENDRLQANGGGAAGSREQTPSAALTENKLNTIMDGCLESGIATIQESVFDLESPANWSAPTSSPALVMTLIESAGEYATEFATSFNDLIVDGIVDGDQASVISNISEFSIAMASLISNCKAYCTTTLSEDINDTTLVKVVKSCAREAQYFFEDLMSDNLASLKDDEERTDLVINANVDMQGKLQELLVALEPLMQKMDRQSSETQNDPHAQLVATEKKIVKSSAKLRVKVNIDGVPQPLVSLSLSIIDAIVALVRAAIECQNEISETTNVSLTQFYKKNSRWTEGLISAARAVGSATNILISTASNLTAHDKTGSPEEIIVASKEVASSTIQLVAASRVKTLPHSKAQSGLEECSKAVTTACRMLVAHVMEGANDAAPSDEKPIEFDSDRAVKTAEMEQQVTILKLEQSLNNARKRLGEIRKHAYYLYDNDDDDESEENGV, translated from the coding sequence ATGCCGAAATCGGATGCtaacttgaacaagatccTGAAAAAGGCATGTTCGATAGACGAGACTGCACCCAAGAGGAAGCACGTCAGGTCGTGTATCGTTTACACATGGGACCACAAGTCTGCGAAAGAGGTGTTTCGTTCACTGCAGACACAGCCGTTCACCACCACAGACGTCCAGCTGTTTAAGATGCTCATCGTAATGCACAAGATTATCCAGGAGGGGCATCCTTCTGCGTTGAAGGAGGCTATCAGGGATAGAGAGTGGATTAGGTCTCTGGAGAGAGTGCCCACAAGCGGACCTGCGTTTGAGGATAACGGTTACAGAAGACTCATTAAGGAGTACGTCAAGTAtcttttgatgaaattggACTTCCATGCGTCGCATAAGGGGTTCCATAATGGGACTTTCGAGTACGAGGAGTACGTCTCCTTGGTCAGTGTCTCGGATCCGGATGAAGGGTACGAGACAATCTTAGACCTCATGCAATTGCAAGATTTTATCGACGAGTACTCGAATTTCGCATTGGCGTCGATACAGTCAGATAGGGTCAATAACGATTGTAAAATTGCGTCACTGATCCCCATGGTCGCTGAGTCCTACGGGATCTATAAGTTCGTCACGTCGATGCTGAGGGCAATGTACAGACAGTTGGGGAAGGACGACCCAGCGTTGCAACCACTCCGCGAGAGGTACGAGCTACAACACGCCCGGCTCTTCGAACTGTACGCGGACTGTTCATCCATCAAACTTCTCACAAGCTTACTCACTTTGCCTAGACTGCCCACGCAGCCACCAAACGTCACAGACTTTGATAAATCCGATGCAGCACAGGATAAAGAGATAAAGTTCCATAAGGCGGACAGGAGCGAGCCACCAAGACGCGAGACTCCGTCTCCTGCCCCAGTACAACCACCTGCACCTCGGTCCAGGTCTTCCAGTGTCTTGGCAACGCCGTCGAACACTGGCATGGTCACGGGACTCCCTGTGATGATACCAACGGTTACGGGCGCAGCCGCCATGGTCCCCGGTATCACAGGTATCCCAGTACAGCCAGACTACTACgcgcagcagcagatgcAATACGCGAACGAGCAGGCGCGGTTGGAGGAACAACGGCAGCAACAGTTGCGTGAACAGCAggcacagcagcaacagttTCAGGCACAGGTGCAGCGCGCGCAGCAGGAAATGATGAACTTGCAGTTGCAACAACAggcacagcagcagacgGACCTCATTGCGCTGAACAACCAGTACGAACGGGACCAGACGATGCTGCAGCAGTACGATCAGCGTGTCCAACAATTGGAACAGGAGGTCACTACCATGAATGAAAACGCGAAGCAGCAGATCGAAAACAAGGACGAGCAATTGCACTCTTTGGAGGAACAAATGGACGTTTGGCAGAAGAAATACGATTCGCTAGCGAAACTGTACTCGCAATTGCGGCAGGAACACTTGCAATTGTTGCCCAAGTTTAAAAAGTTGCAAATCAAAGTCAATAGCGCACACGAGGCCATCAGGCAGAAGGAGCACCTCGAAACGAAGATCAAGCACAAAGATATCCAGATGGCGGACCTGATTAAAGATCGCGACCGTTTGCGTCTTGAGAACGACAGACTTCAAGCCAACGGTGGCGGTGCCGCAGGGTCCAGGGAGCAGACACCGAGTGCGGCGCTCACAGAGAACAAACTTAACACAATTATGGACGGGTGTCTGGAGAGCGGTATCGCGACCATCCAGGAGTCAGTTTTCGATTTGGAATCCCCTGCAAACTGGTCTGCTCCAACATCTTCCCCGGCACTTGTCATGACGCTGATAGAGAGCGCGGGAGAGTACGCCACAGAATTTGCAACGAGCTTCAACGATCTGATCGTGGACGGAATCGTCGACGGGGACCAAGCCTCCGTGATCTCCAATATCAGCGAGTTCTCCATTGCCATGGCATCTCTCAtctccaattgcaaagcGTACTGCACGACTACTTTATCCGAAGATATAAACGATACTACCCTTGTCAAAGTTGTGAAGAGTTGCGCTCGTGAGGCACAAtacttttttgaagaccTCATGTCGGATAACCTGGCATCGCTGAAGGACGATGAGGAACGTACGGATCTCGTAATCAACGCAAACGTGGACATGCAAGGAAAACTGCAGGAGTTGCTCGTCGCATTGGAACCACTAATGCAGAAAATGGACAGGCAATCGTCGGAAACGCAGAACGACCCACACGCGCAACTGGTCGCCACGGAGAAAAAGATCGTGAAATCGTCAGCGAAGTTGCGCGTAAAGGTCAACATTGACGGTGTGCCACAACCGCTGGTTTCGCTATCACTGAGTATTATTGATGCCATCGTGGCCCTCGTAAGGGCGGCTATCGAATGTCAGAACGAAATATCAGAGACAACGAATGTATCACTTACGCAGttctacaagaaaaacagTAGGTGGACAGAGGGGCTGATATCGGCTGCAAGGGCAGTGGGCTCAGCAACCAACATACTAATCTCCACTGCGAGTAACCTGACAGCCCACGATAAGACGGGATCCCCAGAGGAGATTATTGTCGCCTCAAAGGAGGTTGCCTCATCTACCATCCAGCTCGTAGCTGCTTCGCGTGTCAAAACGTTACCACATTCTAAGGCACAGAGTGGCCTCGAAGAATGCTCCAAGGCAGTCACAACTGCATGCAGGATGCTGGTCGCACATGTCATGGAGGGTGCAAATGATGCAGCTCCATCTGATGAGAAACCAATTGAGTTCGACAGTGACCGCGCTGTTAAGACTGCGGAGATGGAGCAGCAAGTGACCATTCTGAAGTTGGAACAATCGTTGAACAACGCCCGGAAGCGGTTGGGTGAGATCAGGAAACATGCCTACTATCTGTacgacaacgacgacgatgatgaaagTGAGGAGAATGGAGTGTGA